In Cottoperca gobio chromosome 1, fCotGob3.1, whole genome shotgun sequence, a genomic segment contains:
- the LOC115007908 gene encoding zinc finger BED domain-containing protein 4-like, with amino-acid sequence MSWVCWMEFCCCVIMDRSRKFSPVWNHFDLLTPNKVKCRLCSTELSYINKSTSSMLRHYRARHGGDEESADTRENTPVPKQAVDEAVVNMIIKDCQPLSLVENEGFRELLKLIIPSYVLPSRKTIKALVSQRYEEEKEKTKKDLQSAVAVSLTADMWTSMNMEAYLAVTCHYVDKESHELHTSVLGVQHFPQKHTAENMATVKKSLMEEWGIAAKVRCLVTDAAANMISCARMLQIRHTICIAHTMNLIVRKSCDQVETLTEIRNKTRQIVTYFRSSTTAKEKLTQIQQQLGTPVHKLINEVPTRWNSTYHMFERMAEQKEAVWVSLATLKRDITPLTTEDCDTIEEMLRVLAPFDQATTELSEEKRVSGSKVIPMLKMVHVELHRQASTVTKTAAKQLAENLRKRQTECISSMESLSVMTLATLLDPRFKTIGFVSSLKATEAVKRLKLECADQMRSQEPDPAEEGPSSSHGSQPSSGHNLWETFDMEVEENKRTSNATADSILEVQRYLAESNLPRKQDPLQYWKSNERAYPHLHELALKCLCLPCSSVPCERVFSKAGELVSKRRNRLGAKTLQKLLLLNKNA; translated from the exons ATGTCGTGGGTTTGTTGGATGGAGTTTTGCTGTTGCGTTATTATGGATCGTTCAAGGAAGTTTTCCCCGGTGTGGAATCATTTTGATCTTCTGACGCCAAACAAG GTGAAGTGTCGGCTCTGTTCTACAGAGCTGTCTTACATCAATAAGAGCACTTCATCAATGCTGAGGCATTACAGAGCTCGGCATGGTGGCGATGAAGAATCAGCAGATACCCGTGAGAATACCCCAG TTCCTAAGCAAGCAGTGGATGAGGCAGTGGTCAACATGATCATCAAAGACTGTCAGCCACTCAGCTTGGTTGAAAATGAGGGATTCAGGGAGCTCTTGAAGCTCATCATACCCTCGTATGTTCTACCAAGCAGGAAG ACCATCAAGGCTTTGGTGAGCCAGAGGtatgaggaggaaaaggagaaaacaaaaaaggaccTCCAGAGCGCCGTTGCTGTTAGTTTAACAGCTGATATGTGGACATCCATGAATATGGAGGCATATCTAGCGGTTACTTGCCACTATGTGGACAAAGAAAGCCATGAACTCCATACGTCAGTCTTGGGAGTGCAGCATTTTCCTCAAAAACACACTGCTGAAAACATGGCCACAGTTAAAAAGAGCCTCATGGAGGAGTGGGGCATAGCTGCAAAGGTCAGGTGTCTTGTCACTGATGCAGCAGCAAACATGATTTCATGTGCTCGGATGCTGCAAATACGCCATACCATTTGTATAGCCCATACCATGAATTTAATTGTGAGGAAATCATGTGATCAGGTCGAAACACTTACAGAAATACGCAACAAAACACGACAAATAGTGACGTACTTTCGATCGAGCACTACTGCCAAAGAGAAGCTCACTCAAATACAGCAGCAGCTGGGAACACCGGTCCATAAATTAATCAATGAGGTGCCAACAAGATGGAACAGCACCTACCACATGTTTGAAAGAATGGCTGAGCAGAAGGAGGCAGTCTGGGTGTCACTGGCCACATTAAAAAGGGACATCACTCCACTGACTACGGAAGACTGTGACACCATTGAAGAGATGCTCAGGGTGCTTGCTCCTTTTGACCAAGCAACAACTGAACTGTCTGAGGAAAAAAGAGTCTCTGGGTCAAAGGTTATTCCCATGCTGAAAATGGTCCACGTTGAGCTTCACCGTCAAGCCTCAACGGTGACAAAAACAGCTGCTAAACAGCTTGCAGAAAATCTGAGAAAGCGGCAAACAGAATGCATCTCTAGCATGGAATCACTCAGTGTGATGACACTGGCAACACTTTTGGATCCTAGGTTCAAAACAATTGGATTCGTCAGCTCACTGAAGGCAACTGAAGCTGTCAAAAGACTGAAGTTGGAGTGTGCTGACCAAATGAGGAGCCAAGAGCCTGACCCAGCAGAAGAAGGGCCTAGCTCTTCACATGGATCACAACCCAGTTCAg ggCACAATCTCTGGGAAACTTTTGACATGGAGGTTGAGGAGAACAAGAGGACCTCTAATGCCACAGCTGATTCGATACTAGAAGTCCAACGCTACCTGGCAGAAAGCAACCTACCCAGAAAACAAGACCCATTACAATATTGGAAGAGCAACGAGAGAGCTTATCCACACCTTCATGAGCTTGCACTGAAATGTCTCTGCTTACCATGTTCGTCTGTGCCATGTGAGAGAGTATTTTCTAAGGCGGGGGAGCTGGTGTCAAAGAGGAGAAATCGCCTTGGAGCAAAGACACTTCAGAAACTGTTGCTCCtcaataaaaatgcataa